The genomic stretch GAGTGTCGAGACGGGGAGCAGCAGCGCCGAGGCGAGAATGAACCACGTCAGGGCGTAGGCGGCCGTGCCGCGCGCGCCGAGGGTGGTGGCGACCGTGCGGGTTCCGGCGGCGCGGTCGGCGGGGATGTCCTGCGCGGCGTCGAAGGCGTGCTTGCCGACCGAGTAGCTCATGAGGGCCAGCAGCGGCCACCACGGAAGCGGGCTGCCGAGGGCCAGCGCGGGCAGCGCCAGCGGGAGGGCGTACGCGACGTTGCTCAGGCCGTCCAGGAACGGGCGGGCTTTCAGGCGCAGCGGGGGGAGGCTGTACGCGGCGAACAGCAGCGCGGACGCCAGCAGCAGCAGCGTGGCGGCGGGTGGCAGCAGGACGCTCAGTCCGGCCAGCGCGGGCAGGTTCCACCACAGCGTGGCGCGCAGCAGCGGCGCGGCCTCCTGCACCTGCAACCGCGCGCCCTGCCAGCCGCCCTTGCGGGAGGACCGGGCGTCCTCCTCCTGATCCCACAGGTCGTTCAGGCCGTAGATCAGGAGGTTGAACGGCAGGGTCAGGTACGCCAGCAGCGCCAGCACCCCGGCGTCCAGGGTGTACAGACGGCCTGTGAGCCACACCCCGGTCACCAGGGTGCCCACGGTGTTCACCCACAGGGCCGGGCGGGACACGACCAGCGCGCGCCGCAGCGGGAAGCGGGCGGGGGTCAGGGTGGGGGCGGCGCGGTCGGTCGGCATGACGGCAACCTCCGCAGCATAGCGGCTGGGGGTGGTGGGCAGATGCCCCGACGTTTGGCCGGAATCGTTACGTTCCTGCGGTCGCGTGGCGCTCAGAATAGGGTTTGATGAACCTTCCCGCCGGGCGGTCACAGACTGCCATGTTCA from Deinococcus soli (ex Cha et al. 2016) encodes the following:
- a CDS encoding UbiA family prenyltransferase; this translates as MPTDRAAPTLTPARFPLRRALVVSRPALWVNTVGTLVTGVWLTGRLYTLDAGVLALLAYLTLPFNLLIYGLNDLWDQEEDARSSRKGGWQGARLQVQEAAPLLRATLWWNLPALAGLSVLLPPAATLLLLASALLFAAYSLPPLRLKARPFLDGLSNVAYALPLALPALALGSPLPWWPLLALMSYSVGKHAFDAAQDIPADRAAGTRTVATTLGARGTAAYALTWFILASALLLPVSTLTALALLLTCGGMALRLLLRPTPEQAARLYPLSIITPWIVGAVAGVQLVYLLARGQWTGF